In Liquorilactobacillus hordei DSM 19519, the following proteins share a genomic window:
- a CDS encoding AAA family ATPase: MKILEANIYGYGHFVDSHFDISRDFQIITGENESGKSTFKSFISSILFGFPTKREKSENYAPKKGSIYGGNLLITQRGHKYVIERINSDKGSNLSIMDKQTGEKVPESLLKKWLSGIDKQLFNEIYAVNQSSLHAVLDLKPDELEKNFYSIATSGSQEIFETQKKFMKVAGELYKPNGRVPEINVMLKEYDEQQKQTQHLINKLDESKDLDKKISELQEQNATILQEKKQYEQDFLELQQLSSSWDVYQDVLLTSRKVTDPVSKITIETFERVQFQHNKISALEENLSSIEKQIENIKLQLKEKDFIELNFYLQNKEDFDNLFDSLNSSKNLTRHETVNSERLSRRNKNLRNNKVSLIFLGIFVLSLLMLIFVSNVPFKISGIIGIIIGVYGFNKELKKDSSVESQPISEQNKFDFCREKLKLTNDYSENLEKIFNFQRQFKEQQNFKNEFETRKTFLNQERTAKLSKLREEQIIFDTQLEEVEYDNFDSFRSMYFQQQNQIEVESKLQGLKSQLSRNVINNLKRFSSKREIEEEKNLISNKINLKRIDSEDKTAQLISYKMQLEKIGNSNEIAILQQEAANQRARINTKIEDWLSLVLSTKWLDEYLSKLSKDRLPQIIELSTRFFEKLTRGHFISIVLEKTQFLFLTKDNQEFKVNELSRATAEQLYLSLRLAFVVTFNKKIGLPIIIDDGFVNFDKKRKIQIIDLLLEISSETQILCFTVDISVMCDKVSYEEILVI, translated from the coding sequence ATGAAGATTTTAGAAGCTAATATTTATGGATATGGTCACTTTGTTGACAGCCATTTTGATATTTCAAGAGATTTTCAAATCATTACAGGTGAAAATGAATCTGGAAAATCTACATTCAAGTCGTTCATTAGCTCAATTTTATTTGGATTTCCAACTAAACGTGAAAAAAGTGAGAATTATGCACCTAAAAAAGGTAGTATTTATGGTGGTAATTTATTAATTACGCAACGTGGTCATAAATATGTAATTGAACGCATTAATAGCGATAAGGGTAGTAATTTATCTATTATGGATAAGCAAACAGGCGAGAAAGTTCCAGAAAGTTTATTAAAAAAATGGTTATCAGGAATTGACAAGCAATTGTTCAATGAAATTTATGCTGTAAATCAATCTAGTTTGCACGCAGTGTTAGATCTAAAACCTGATGAACTTGAAAAAAATTTTTATAGCATTGCAACTAGTGGAAGTCAGGAGATTTTTGAGACACAAAAAAAGTTTATGAAAGTAGCTGGAGAACTTTATAAACCTAATGGAAGAGTACCTGAAATTAATGTAATGCTCAAAGAGTATGATGAACAGCAAAAGCAAACACAACATTTGATTAATAAGTTAGATGAGTCAAAAGACCTTGATAAGAAAATTAGTGAATTGCAAGAACAAAATGCAACAATTTTACAAGAGAAAAAACAATACGAACAGGACTTTTTAGAGTTGCAACAGTTAAGTTCATCATGGGATGTATACCAAGATGTACTTCTTACTTCTCGAAAGGTTACAGATCCTGTGTCAAAAATTACGATAGAGACATTTGAAAGAGTACAGTTTCAGCATAATAAGATAAGTGCACTTGAAGAGAATCTCAGCAGCATAGAAAAACAAATAGAAAATATAAAATTACAATTAAAAGAAAAAGATTTCATAGAATTGAATTTCTATTTACAAAACAAAGAGGATTTTGATAACCTATTTGATTCACTGAATTCTTCAAAAAATCTAACTAGACATGAGACCGTTAATTCTGAAAGATTAAGCAGAAGAAATAAAAATTTAAGAAACAACAAAGTGAGTTTGATATTTCTTGGTATATTTGTCTTATCCTTATTAATGTTAATTTTTGTTTCTAATGTGCCATTTAAAATTAGTGGAATAATAGGTATAATTATTGGTGTTTATGGTTTCAATAAGGAATTAAAAAAGGATTCAAGTGTTGAATCTCAGCCAATTTCCGAGCAAAATAAGTTTGATTTTTGTAGAGAAAAATTAAAACTGACCAATGATTACTCAGAAAATTTGGAGAAAATATTTAATTTTCAACGTCAATTTAAAGAACAACAAAATTTTAAGAATGAGTTTGAAACAAGGAAAACTTTCCTGAATCAAGAGCGAACTGCTAAACTATCTAAATTAAGGGAAGAGCAAATTATATTTGACACTCAGTTAGAAGAGGTTGAATACGATAATTTTGACAGTTTTAGGAGCATGTATTTCCAACAACAAAATCAAATTGAAGTGGAAAGCAAATTGCAAGGGTTGAAATCACAACTCTCAAGGAATGTTATTAATAATTTAAAAAGGTTTTCGAGTAAAAGAGAAATTGAAGAAGAAAAAAATCTAATAAGCAATAAGATTAATTTGAAAAGAATTGATAGTGAGGACAAGACTGCGCAACTAATTAGTTACAAAATGCAATTAGAAAAGATTGGTAATTCAAATGAGATAGCTATTTTGCAACAAGAAGCGGCTAATCAAAGAGCACGGATTAACACAAAAATAGAAGACTGGTTATCTTTGGTGCTTTCTACTAAATGGCTGGATGAGTATTTAAGTAAATTATCAAAGGATAGATTGCCGCAAATTATCGAACTTTCAACTCGTTTTTTTGAGAAATTAACAAGAGGTCACTTTATTAGTATCGTGTTAGAAAAAACTCAATTTTTGTTTCTGACTAAAGATAATCAAGAATTTAAGGTAAATGAGCTATCAAGAGCGACGGCAGAACAATTGTATTTATCATTGAGATTAGCATTTGTAGTTACTTTTAATAAAAAAATAGGTTTACCCATTATAATAGATGATGGCTTTGTGAATTTCGATAAAAAGCGTAAGATTCAAATTATTGATTTATTACTAGAAATTAGTAGTGAGACACAAATATTATGTTTTACGGTCGATATTTCTGTAATGTGTGATAAAGTAAGTTACGAAGAAATCTTAGTTATTTAG
- a CDS encoding 3'-5' exoribonuclease YhaM family protein yields the protein MSQNKIYDYAVDENMELFMLIKSADVRIAKNGNKFIAFMFTDSSGEISAKFWDASEDDIASFVPGKIVFVKGKREVYQGNPQVKIFKMRLATEQEPNNVNTFVKKAPVSVDEMEDEFNAALFEITNANWNRVVRYLLSEYHDQFFSYPAAKKNHHAFAGGLAFHTLSMLRLAHAIVKEYEDINAPLLYAGAILHDLGKVIELSGPVATQYTLAGNLIGHIVLIDEQIVKAADKLKIDFENEDMILLRHMILSHHGLLEYGSPVQPHLLEAEVLHQIDQLDASIQMLRGTLGHTEPGTFSERIFGMDGRNFYRPTGSKD from the coding sequence TTGAGTCAAAACAAGATATATGACTATGCAGTAGATGAAAATATGGAATTATTCATGTTAATAAAATCTGCGGATGTTAGAATTGCAAAAAATGGTAATAAGTTTATTGCTTTTATGTTTACTGATAGTTCCGGTGAAATAAGTGCAAAATTTTGGGATGCATCTGAAGATGATATTGCTTCTTTTGTTCCAGGTAAAATTGTTTTTGTTAAGGGGAAAAGGGAAGTTTATCAAGGAAATCCGCAAGTTAAGATATTTAAAATGCGTTTGGCAACAGAACAGGAACCAAATAATGTCAATACTTTTGTAAAAAAAGCTCCGGTTTCTGTGGATGAAATGGAAGATGAATTTAACGCCGCACTTTTTGAGATTACCAATGCTAATTGGAATCGTGTAGTAAGATATCTTTTATCGGAATATCACGATCAATTTTTCAGTTATCCTGCAGCTAAAAAAAATCATCATGCATTTGCTGGAGGTCTTGCCTTCCATACGTTATCGATGTTGAGGTTAGCACATGCAATTGTAAAGGAGTATGAGGACATTAACGCACCATTACTGTATGCAGGAGCAATTTTACATGATCTAGGTAAGGTAATTGAATTATCAGGGCCGGTCGCAACACAGTATACTTTAGCTGGTAATTTAATAGGTCATATTGTACTTATTGATGAACAGATCGTTAAAGCTGCCGATAAGTTGAAGATTGATTTTGAGAATGAAGACATGATTCTACTTCGCCACATGATTTTATCACATCATGGTCTACTAGAATATGGTTCACCAGTCCAACCTCATCTTTTAGAAGCTGAAGTCTTACATCAAATTGATCAACTAGATGCCTCTATTCAAATGTTAAGGGGAACACTTGGACATACTGAACCTGGAACATTTTCTGAAAGAATTTTTGGAATGGATGGTAGAAATTTTTATCGTCCTACTGGAAGTAAAGATTAA
- a CDS encoding universal stress protein gives MEQKYRSILVPVDGSKNAEKALKKAIEVAKRNNGRVEILNVIDTKQFTNNFGGLVSMSGDIIYSTFEAVQQYLGKLKENIAKEDGFTNVGVHARFGSPKVVIARDFIEDYPIDLIILGKTGMSAVGRIFVGAVTDGVVRTAKCDVLVVS, from the coding sequence ATGGAACAAAAATATCGTAGTATTCTGGTTCCGGTTGATGGTTCGAAGAATGCGGAGAAAGCCTTGAAAAAGGCAATTGAAGTCGCAAAAAGGAATAACGGAAGAGTTGAAATTCTGAACGTTATTGATACGAAACAATTTACAAATAATTTTGGTGGGCTTGTTAGTATGTCAGGAGATATTATTTATTCTACTTTTGAAGCAGTTCAGCAATATCTTGGAAAGTTAAAGGAAAATATTGCAAAAGAAGATGGATTTACTAATGTGGGCGTTCATGCAAGATTTGGTTCTCCTAAGGTAGTTATTGCTCGTGACTTTATAGAGGATTATCCAATTGATTTAATTATTCTGGGGAAAACAGGAATGTCTGCAGTTGGACGAATATTTGTAGGAGCCGTCACGGATGGCGTTGTGAGGACCGCAAAATGTGATGTGCTTGTTGTAAGCTGA
- a CDS encoding APC family permease, protein MGKFLKRLLLKEDPNVYQVKDAHLSQVLTVKDFLALGVGTIVSTSIFTLPGVVAATHAGPAVVISFLLAAVVAGLVAFAYAEMSSVMPFAGSAYSWINVIFGEFFAWIAGWALLAEYFIAVAFVASGISANFRGLVEPLGVNFPKQLANAFGTEGGVIDLVAMIVVLLVAILLSRGISGVARVENLLVVLKVLAIILFVIVGMTALHKANYFPFIPKYHQNADGSAFGGWQGIYAGISAIFLSYIGFDSIAANSAEAKDPQKTMPRGILGSLLIAVVLFVVVSLVIVGMFKYTNYANNAEPIGWALRQSGHPIVATVVQTIAVVGMFTALIGMMLAGSRLLYSFGRDGMLPKWLGKLNKDKLPNNATLTLSTIGIVIGALFPFAFLAQLISAGTLIAFMFVSIGIYALRSREGKDLPKPGFKMPFYPVLPALAFLGAFVVFWGLGNDAKMYAILWFFIGLIIYFAYGIKHSYLGKKNKEN, encoded by the coding sequence ATGGGAAAGTTTTTAAAAAGGTTGCTTTTGAAAGAAGATCCAAATGTTTATCAAGTTAAGGATGCACATTTATCTCAAGTGCTGACTGTCAAAGACTTTTTAGCATTAGGAGTTGGAACAATTGTTTCAACGTCTATATTTACTCTTCCTGGAGTAGTTGCTGCTACACATGCTGGGCCAGCTGTTGTTATTTCATTCTTGTTAGCGGCTGTTGTTGCTGGACTTGTAGCATTTGCTTATGCTGAAATGTCTTCTGTCATGCCCTTTGCCGGGTCGGCATATTCATGGATAAATGTTATTTTTGGTGAATTTTTTGCATGGATTGCTGGTTGGGCTCTCTTGGCAGAATATTTTATTGCAGTTGCTTTTGTTGCATCTGGAATATCGGCTAATTTTCGTGGATTAGTAGAACCACTTGGAGTTAATTTTCCAAAACAACTTGCGAATGCCTTTGGTACTGAGGGTGGAGTTATTGATTTGGTTGCTATGATTGTAGTTTTGTTAGTTGCTATTTTATTATCAAGGGGCATTTCAGGAGTAGCACGAGTTGAGAATCTTTTGGTTGTTCTTAAAGTATTAGCAATTATTTTATTTGTAATCGTTGGAATGACTGCTTTACATAAAGCTAATTATTTTCCTTTTATTCCTAAGTATCATCAAAATGCGGATGGTTCTGCTTTTGGTGGATGGCAAGGTATTTACGCAGGAATATCGGCAATTTTTCTTTCATATATTGGATTTGATTCGATTGCAGCTAATTCAGCTGAAGCAAAGGATCCTCAAAAAACAATGCCACGTGGAATTTTGGGTTCGTTGTTAATAGCCGTTGTATTGTTTGTTGTTGTATCTTTAGTAATTGTAGGAATGTTCAAGTATACTAATTACGCAAACAATGCTGAACCAATTGGCTGGGCTCTTCGCCAGAGTGGTCATCCGATTGTAGCAACGGTTGTGCAAACAATTGCGGTGGTTGGAATGTTCACAGCATTGATTGGAATGATGTTAGCAGGTTCACGTTTACTGTATTCATTTGGTAGGGATGGGATGCTTCCCAAATGGTTAGGAAAATTAAATAAAGATAAACTACCAAATAATGCTACACTTACACTTTCAACAATCGGAATTGTGATTGGTGCATTGTTCCCCTTTGCATTCTTGGCACAATTGATTTCCGCTGGAACATTGATTGCTTTTATGTTTGTTTCCATTGGAATTTATGCATTAAGATCACGTGAAGGCAAGGATTTACCAAAACCAGGTTTTAAAATGCCATTCTACCCAGTTTTACCAGCACTTGCTTTTCTTGGTGCTTTTGTAGTTTTTTGGGGACTAGGAAATGATGCTAAGATGTATGCTATACTATGGTTCTTTATTGGATTAATAATTTATTTTGCATATGGCATCAAGCATTCATATTTAGGAAAGAAAAACAAAGAAAATTAG
- a CDS encoding nucleotidyltransferase family protein, which produces MNYKKELLEILVNNAELTEIFKILKKEHLSTAYVCSGTIRTIVWNNLSSKKTNLVLENIDVLYADAGESYEQFLTRKAIFSQKYSKYLWNIENVCLNDAKSLQPFGKNIESALKKVPETCNSIAVNLNDSEPAIIAPFSLEHLFNFEIHPTPRFQSDKMLLKQFKTRVTNKNWQKKWSSLTFFVE; this is translated from the coding sequence ATGAACTATAAAAAAGAATTACTTGAGATATTAGTTAATAATGCAGAGCTTACTGAAATTTTTAAAATTTTAAAAAAGGAGCACCTGAGTACTGCATATGTTTGCAGTGGTACAATTCGGACAATCGTTTGGAATAATTTATCATCAAAAAAGACCAATCTAGTTCTAGAAAATATTGATGTTCTTTATGCTGACGCCGGTGAATCATATGAACAATTCTTGACAAGAAAAGCAATTTTTTCACAAAAATATTCCAAATATTTGTGGAATATTGAAAATGTATGCTTAAATGATGCAAAATCATTGCAACCATTCGGGAAAAACATTGAGTCAGCTTTGAAAAAGGTACCGGAGACCTGCAACAGCATTGCAGTGAATCTAAATGATTCCGAACCTGCTATCATTGCTCCATTCTCCTTGGAACATCTTTTTAATTTTGAAATACACCCAACACCTCGTTTTCAGTCAGATAAGATGCTACTAAAGCAATTTAAAACACGAGTTACCAATAAGAACTGGCAAAAGAAGTGGTCATCACTTACCTTCTTTGTAGAATAA
- a CDS encoding acetate/propionate family kinase, translating into MSKIIAINAGSSSLKFKLFEMSTEQVLAQGLFDRIGLAEGEIKIKYGVGEKFETREEIKNHSYAVKRLLELLLDLEIIHEFSEIKGVGHRVVAGGEYFKRSVAIDSKVIKKINSLAEYAPIHNPANLMGIKAFKKILPTAAAVAVFDTSFHQTMPKENYIFSVPYEWYQKYGVRRYGAHGTSHRYVADVAAKILNRPLEKLKLISCHLGAGASICAIKNGKSFDTSMGFTPLTGITMATRSGDADVAMLSFMMQKLDMHSMPEAIYDLNKKSGLLGISGVSSDMRDVMAKSSTNPRAKLAVDIFVKDIVKYIGSYTAEMGGVDGIIFTAGIGENSAEIRSEVLKKLSYMGIMVDEESNAVRGENIVISTEDSKVKALVIPTNEELMIARDVAKIMTKKNVKSAKLV; encoded by the coding sequence ATGTCAAAAATAATTGCAATTAATGCAGGAAGTTCAAGTTTAAAATTCAAACTATTTGAAATGAGTACAGAACAAGTATTAGCACAAGGTCTCTTCGATAGAATTGGATTAGCAGAAGGTGAAATAAAAATTAAATATGGTGTTGGTGAGAAGTTTGAAACAAGGGAAGAAATAAAAAATCATTCTTATGCGGTCAAACGTTTATTGGAACTGTTACTTGATTTGGAAATTATTCATGAATTCTCTGAAATAAAAGGGGTAGGACACCGCGTAGTTGCTGGTGGAGAATATTTTAAACGATCAGTTGCTATTGACAGTAAAGTTATCAAGAAGATAAATTCTTTGGCAGAATATGCACCAATTCATAACCCTGCAAACTTGATGGGGATAAAAGCTTTTAAGAAAATTCTTCCAACTGCAGCTGCAGTTGCAGTTTTTGATACATCATTCCATCAAACAATGCCAAAAGAAAATTATATTTTTAGTGTGCCATACGAATGGTATCAAAAGTATGGTGTAAGAAGGTATGGGGCACATGGAACTAGTCATCGCTATGTTGCAGATGTTGCGGCTAAAATCTTAAATCGTCCATTAGAGAAACTCAAATTAATCAGTTGTCATTTGGGTGCAGGAGCATCAATTTGTGCCATCAAGAATGGTAAGTCTTTTGATACTTCAATGGGATTTACTCCATTGACAGGGATTACTATGGCTACACGTTCTGGAGATGCAGATGTTGCGATGTTATCGTTCATGATGCAAAAATTAGATATGCATTCCATGCCTGAAGCAATTTATGATTTGAATAAGAAATCTGGATTATTGGGAATTTCAGGAGTGTCTTCTGATATGCGTGATGTTATGGCAAAAAGTAGTACAAATCCACGTGCTAAGCTTGCTGTCGATATTTTTGTTAAGGATATTGTGAAATATATAGGTTCATATACTGCCGAAATGGGTGGGGTCGATGGAATAATATTTACAGCCGGAATTGGAGAAAACTCTGCAGAAATTAGAAGCGAGGTTTTGAAAAAATTGTCCTATATGGGAATAATGGTTGATGAAGAGAGTAATGCAGTAAGAGGAGAGAATATTGTGATTTCTACTGAAGACTCAAAAGTCAAGGCACTTGTGATTCCAACCAATGAAGAATTAATGATTGCGCGCGATGTTGCTAAGATAATGACAAAAAAGAATGTAAAAAGTGCTAAATTGGTATAG
- the purE gene encoding 5-(carboxyamino)imidazole ribonucleotide mutase: MGSSSDWETMKEAASIIEQFGISFDKRVISAHRMPQEMFDFAKNAVDNGTKVIIAGAGGAAHLPGMVAANTILPVIGVPVQSHALNGLDSLLSIVQMPAGIPVATTAIGVAGAKNAALLALQILGITDSKIAQKLMEYRKQLHDKAMESGEKLV, encoded by the coding sequence ATGGGTAGCTCCTCCGATTGGGAAACCATGAAAGAAGCTGCTAGTATAATAGAACAATTTGGGATTAGTTTTGATAAACGGGTTATTTCAGCACATAGAATGCCACAAGAAATGTTTGATTTTGCAAAAAATGCTGTAGATAATGGAACTAAAGTGATAATTGCTGGAGCGGGTGGTGCAGCACATCTTCCTGGGATGGTTGCGGCAAATACGATTTTACCAGTGATTGGTGTCCCTGTTCAAAGCCATGCTCTTAATGGGCTTGATTCGTTGTTGTCCATAGTACAAATGCCTGCTGGAATACCAGTAGCGACAACTGCAATTGGAGTTGCAGGTGCAAAGAATGCAGCTTTATTGGCATTACAGATACTTGGTATTACTGATTCGAAGATTGCGCAAAAGCTTATGGAATATCGTAAACAGTTGCATGATAAAGCAATGGAGAGTGGTGAGAAACTTGTCTAA
- the purK gene encoding 5-(carboxyamino)imidazole ribonucleotide synthase produces MIKQWRVVRNLSKMIAQGQTIGIIGGGQLGQMLAFSAKSAGFRVLILDPNPDCSAGQVSDDQIVAEYENISAIEELAARSDVLTYEFENVDLEALEDVTKVVSVPQGTKLLAITKDRLNEKNFLADNELKVTPFAAINSLTDLKTEIKKFGYPAVLKTCQGGYDGKAQLVLRNATDIANAPELIKQGQCILEDWVAFSKEISVMVARNVDGEVSFFPVSENIHRNQILHESIVPARISDALQEKAQAMAEKIAIKINLCGILGVEMFVGEDGELYVNELAPRPHNSGHYSIEACNFSQFDMHNRAICNWPMPKIELLKPVVMVNILGQHVDGAAKLVAEKPQWNFHDYGKGNVRNDRKMGHITILTDNIEETLSEIKKTKVWD; encoded by the coding sequence ATGATAAAGCAATGGAGAGTGGTGAGAAACTTGTCTAAGATGATTGCACAAGGACAAACAATCGGAATTATTGGTGGTGGGCAGTTGGGGCAGATGTTGGCATTTTCCGCTAAGTCTGCGGGATTTCGTGTATTAATTTTAGATCCCAATCCCGACTGCTCTGCAGGACAGGTTTCTGATGATCAAATTGTTGCTGAGTACGAGAATATTTCTGCAATTGAAGAACTAGCGGCACGTTCCGATGTTTTGACATATGAATTTGAAAATGTTGATTTAGAAGCATTAGAAGATGTTACAAAGGTGGTTTCTGTCCCGCAAGGAACAAAGTTATTGGCAATTACTAAGGATAGATTAAATGAGAAAAACTTTTTAGCTGATAATGAGTTAAAGGTTACGCCTTTTGCAGCAATTAATTCTCTTACAGATTTGAAAACTGAAATTAAGAAGTTTGGATATCCAGCAGTTCTAAAAACATGTCAGGGTGGCTATGATGGAAAAGCTCAACTGGTATTGCGTAATGCAACAGATATTGCCAATGCTCCAGAGTTGATTAAGCAAGGACAATGCATCTTAGAGGATTGGGTTGCATTTTCTAAAGAAATTTCAGTGATGGTTGCGAGAAATGTCGATGGAGAGGTTTCATTCTTCCCTGTGAGCGAGAATATTCATCGAAATCAAATTTTACATGAGAGCATTGTGCCAGCAAGAATCTCGGATGCTTTACAAGAAAAAGCACAGGCAATGGCTGAAAAAATTGCAATCAAAATTAATCTATGTGGTATCCTTGGTGTAGAGATGTTTGTTGGTGAAGATGGTGAACTTTATGTAAATGAACTTGCACCACGTCCACATAACTCAGGGCATTATTCGATTGAGGCATGCAATTTTTCACAGTTTGATATGCATAACCGAGCAATTTGTAATTGGCCGATGCCCAAAATAGAATTACTGAAGCCAGTTGTCATGGTTAATATTCTGGGACAGCATGTTGATGGTGCTGCAAAATTGGTTGCTGAGAAACCTCAGTGGAATTTCCATGACTATGGTAAAGGCAATGTTCGTAATGATAGGAAGATGGGACATATTACAATCTTGACGGATAATATCGAAGAAACGCTTTCTGAAATTAAAAAAACAAAAGTATGGGATTAA
- the purB gene encoding adenylosuccinate lyase, with protein MISRYSRPEMAAIWEDQKKYECWLEVEIAADEAWSKLGHIPAEDVKKIRENAKFDVNRILEIEETTHHDVIAFTRCVSESLGEEKKWVHYGLTSTDVVDTAYGYQLKQVNELLRKDLAHFKDIVANQAKKYKDTVMMGRTHGVHAEPTTFGLKLARWYSEVKRDIERFEHAAKGVEAGKISGAVGTFANIDPFVEKYVCEKLGIRPQEISSQVLPRDLHAEYLAALALIATSLEKFATEIRGLQKSETREVEEHFAKGQKGSSAMPHKRNPIGSENICGLARVVRGHMVTAFEDVTLWHERDISHSSAERIILPDTTILVDYMLNRFGKILENLTVFPENMLRNMDRTFGLIYSGRVLLKLIDTGMSREDAYDLIQPKTAESWDKQVQFRPLLEQDDRITSRLSKEELDDAFDYHWHLRHVTEIFERVGLS; from the coding sequence ATGATTTCAAGATATTCACGACCAGAAATGGCAGCAATTTGGGAAGATCAAAAAAAATATGAATGTTGGCTTGAAGTGGAAATTGCAGCTGACGAGGCATGGTCAAAGCTTGGACATATTCCTGCTGAAGATGTTAAGAAAATTCGTGAGAATGCTAAGTTTGATGTTAATAGAATTTTAGAAATTGAAGAGACGACACATCACGACGTAATCGCTTTTACTCGTTGTGTATCAGAATCACTTGGTGAAGAAAAAAAATGGGTTCATTACGGTCTAACTAGCACAGATGTCGTAGATACAGCTTATGGTTACCAATTAAAACAAGTTAATGAATTATTACGAAAAGACTTAGCTCATTTCAAGGATATTGTTGCTAATCAAGCCAAGAAGTATAAAGACACTGTTATGATGGGGAGAACTCATGGAGTACATGCTGAACCGACTACTTTTGGGCTAAAATTAGCAAGGTGGTATTCAGAAGTAAAGCGTGATATTGAACGCTTTGAACATGCTGCTAAGGGTGTTGAAGCGGGAAAAATAAGTGGGGCAGTAGGAACATTTGCCAATATTGACCCATTTGTAGAAAAATATGTTTGTGAAAAACTTGGTATTCGACCTCAAGAAATTTCAAGTCAGGTTTTACCACGTGATTTGCATGCTGAGTATCTTGCAGCTTTAGCTTTAATTGCAACAAGTTTAGAAAAATTCGCGACTGAGATTCGTGGTTTACAAAAATCTGAGACACGAGAAGTTGAAGAGCATTTTGCAAAGGGTCAAAAGGGCTCTTCTGCAATGCCACATAAGCGAAACCCAATTGGTTCAGAGAATATCTGTGGATTAGCTCGTGTTGTTCGAGGTCACATGGTAACAGCTTTTGAGGATGTTACATTGTGGCATGAGCGAGATATTTCACATTCTTCAGCCGAAAGAATTATTTTACCGGATACTACTATTTTGGTTGATTATATGTTGAATCGCTTCGGTAAAATTTTGGAGAATTTGACTGTTTTTCCAGAGAACATGTTGCGTAACATGGATAGAACTTTTGGCTTGATTTACAGTGGTAGAGTCTTGCTTAAGTTAATTGATACTGGTATGAGTAGAGAAGATGCATATGATCTAATTCAACCCAAAACAGCCGAATCATGGGATAAGCAAGTCCAATTTCGGCCACTGCTTGAGCAAGATGATCGAATTACTAGTCGTCTTTCAAAAGAAGAATTAGATGATGCGTTTGATTATCATTGGCATTTACGCCATGTCACTGAAATCTTTGAACGTGTTGGACTAAGTTAG
- the purC gene encoding phosphoribosylaminoimidazolesuccinocarboxamide synthase, with protein MEKLIYAGKAKQMWTTEDDEILKVVYMDQATALNGKKKDQISGKGILNNHISSLIFEYLTQQGIENHYIKRISDTEELVKKVTILPLEMVTRNVAAGHFTTRFGVEEGKIFTTPVEETYFKSDELDDPFMNNSQIFALKIATKSEIEKMWEISRRVNQLLTELFKKMNLRLIDFKLEFGRLKNGEIVLADEFSPDNCRLWDIDSNAHMDKDVYRRDIGDLTDVYKEVLKRLQKVLTEDM; from the coding sequence ATGGAAAAATTGATTTATGCAGGAAAAGCCAAACAAATGTGGACAACTGAGGATGATGAAATTCTAAAAGTAGTTTATATGGATCAGGCAACTGCATTGAATGGTAAGAAGAAAGACCAAATTTCGGGTAAAGGAATTTTGAATAACCATATATCTTCCTTGATTTTCGAATATCTTACACAACAAGGAATTGAGAATCATTATATTAAAAGAATTTCTGATACAGAAGAACTTGTAAAGAAAGTAACCATTTTACCACTTGAAATGGTTACGAGAAATGTAGCAGCCGGACATTTTACAACTCGTTTTGGGGTTGAAGAAGGTAAAATATTCACAACACCTGTAGAGGAAACATATTTTAAAAGCGATGAATTAGATGATCCATTTATGAACAATTCTCAGATTTTTGCATTGAAAATAGCAACAAAAAGTGAGATTGAAAAGATGTGGGAAATTTCACGAAGAGTTAATCAATTATTGACAGAATTATTTAAAAAAATGAATTTGCGTTTAATCGACTTCAAATTAGAATTTGGCAGATTGAAAAATGGTGAAATCGTTTTGGCAGATGAATTTTCGCCAGATAATTGTCGCCTTTGGGATATCGATAGTAATGCACATATGGATAAAGATGTATACCGACGCGATATTGGGGATTTGACGGATGTGTATAAAGAAGTATTGAAACGACTTCAAAAAGTTCTTACGGAGGATATGTAA